In Aedes albopictus strain Foshan chromosome 3, AalbF5, whole genome shotgun sequence, the following are encoded in one genomic region:
- the LOC134291661 gene encoding LYR motif-containing protein 2-like, which translates to MSKLPKSALSLKQFMLRQEVLKLYRTIFRTIRQVPDEASREELRQWARADFRANRHQTEELAIKMLMQTANRSLKELQTSLGLSGIASTTAASASSKSGCKSA; encoded by the exons ATGTCAAAGCTACCCAAAAGTGCATTGAGCTTAAAGCAG TTCATGCTTCGCCAGGAAGTGCTCAAGCTCTATCGAACCATCTTTCGTACGATCCGTCAGGTGCCGGATGAGGCAAGCCGCGAGGAACTGCGCCAGTGGGCCCGTGCGGACTTCCGCGCCAACCGACACCAAACCGAAGAGCTGGCCATCAAAATGCTGATGCAGACTGCCAATCGGTCACTCAAGGAGCTACAAACTAGCTTGGGACTGAGTGGCATAGCCTCGACAACGGCGGCGTCCGCTTCTAGTAAAAGTGGATGCAAGTCTGCATAG
- the LOC134291660 gene encoding transmembrane protein 39A-B-like translates to MTVSNRRIPRLSGHRAHLPPPQHFQHPPMLAGAGGGGGAGGGGDDAGGASTMNGDEDVQFSLIGTPFPKHVPFPNVEHSSELVNEFLIFGFTIIASATQFLHLYRTVWWLPNSYTRQAVNFYLIDWDLAIFIYVMASRRLLYCCILKLIDLNCPEAYVDVSKKVAKYVFLACVVISFVGCGIQIFQKNSYLYLFCLSYPFVLYLTIFGFNLEQFLRTIVDTEVNCINGMPVHSCSSNAVSVRAEIDALKTDFNNRFKQIIFTSVLNAYYSGFVPCVLVPKHLYYDIFWATQHLGFIFIGGFTMCVAYCFPVKYCDVFHRAALHLGQWNRMTHRSHHPPPYTWSKSTIFPYGTYVRYMGEIYRASGFCTSAIPANNSHIRFFVIFKNPALIYLVLFGIQIALVAIQLLILCLSREWHNLISIAFLLLANYFTLFKITRDYLIAKRIYAGENAINEKFKTQ, encoded by the exons ATGACCGTTTCCAACCGAAGGATACCGCGGCTGTCGGGTCACCGTGCTCATTTACCACCGCCGCAACATTTCCAGCATCCTCCGATGCTTGCTGGCGCCGGTGGGGGAggtggtgctggtggtggtgggGATGATGCCGGCGGAGCTTCCACCATGAATGGCGATGAAGATGTCCAGTTCAGCCTGATTGGAACGCCGTTTCCCAAGCACGTTCCATTTCCGAACGTGGAGCACAGCTCCGAGCTGGTGAATGAGTTTCTGATTTTCGGGTTCACTATTATTGCCAGTGCGACACAGTTCCTGCACCTGTACCGGACGGTTTGGTGGCTGCCGAATTCCTACACCCGGCAGGCGGTG aatttctatCTGATCGACTGGGATTTGGCCATCTTCATTTACGTAATGGCCAGTAGGCGGTTACTCTACTGTTGCATTCTCAAGTTGATCGATTTGAACTGTCCGGAGGCTTACGTAGACGTTAGCAAGAAGGTGGCCAAGTATGTGTTCTTGGCATGCGTTGTGATCTCATTCGTCGGCTGTGGAATCCAAATTTTCCAGAAGAACAGTTATCTATATCTGTTCTGTCTGTCCTATCCGTTCGTGCTGTACTTGACCATTTTCGGATTCAACCTGGAACAGTTTCTGAGGACGATTGTGGACACGGAAGTGAATTGTATCAATGGAATGCCGGTGCACAGCTGTTCGTCGAATGCCGTTTCGGTCCGAGCGGAGATTGATGCCCTGAAAACGGATTTCAATAATCGCTTCAAGCAGATTATCTTTACGTCCGTCCTGAATGCGTACTATTCCGGATTCGTCCCATGCGTGCTGGTCCCAAAACATCTGTATTATGACATCTTCTGGGCCACGCAGCACCTCGGATTCATCTTCATCGGTGGATTCACGATGTGCGTGGCGTACTGCTTCCCAGTCAAGTACTGCGACGTGTTTCATCGGGCGGCGCTGCATCTGGGACAGTGGAATCGGATGACCCACCGGTCACACCATCCGCCGCCGTATACGTGGTCCAAGTCGACTATTTTCCCCTATGGAACGTACGTACGGTACATGGGAGAGATCTACCGGGCGTCCGGGTTCTGCACTTCGGCCATTCCGGCCAACAACAGTCACATCCGGTTCTTC GTCATCTTCAAAAATCCGGCCCTGATCTACCTGGTCCTGTTCGGAATCCAGATTGCACTAGTTGCCATTCAGCTGCTGATCCTGTGCCTGTCCCGCGAATGGCACAACCTCATCTCGATCGCATTCCTGCTGCTGGCCAACTATTTTACGCTGTTCAAAATCACCCGGGACTATCTGATTGCCAAGCGGATCTACGCCGGCGAGAATGCCATCAACGAGAAGTTCAAGACTCAGTGA